GTACAAGctgtgccggggacgggggggggacacggacagaGGGCACTCACTGGGCTGCACACCATGTCACCAAGTCCGCATCACCCCACGTCGGGGGACAGGAGGGCGCGTGGGGTCGGATTACCCGCAGGCAAGAATTATCCCCACGGCTCTGGCAGCCGCAGGGATATCCCCCGCCATAGGGATATCCCCCGCCACAGGAGCGGAACCACaaggggggacgctttccccaggcCCCCTTTTCGCCAAGCCCCCTCCCAAGGGACAAGAGGGGACAGAGACGGGGACTCACTGCTCCGTATGGGCTCTGCCAGTGCCTCCTTGCCCCTGGACTGTGTCTCCCGCATCTGCCAGGGGAGAGGAATGTTTTCCAGCCTGtaaacccccccagccccagcacgtaCCAGAGCTCCCCCCTGCAAGCAGCCGTACCTTCATCTGATCTTTCAGGTACTCGGCTCGGGCCATCAGGGTCTGGATCTGGCGGAGAGAAAGGAAAGTCCCTTCAAAGCCACGCCGAGCGGGGACACGCCACCatcccccgccccggccggcaCCCACCTCGGTGTGGAGCAGCTCCCGTCGCCTCCCCGCTGGCTCCGCTGTGGAGGGAAGAGGGATGAGCCATCAGCCCCCCCGGGGATGCAggatgtgtcccctgccccgcAGTGCCCGCCACGGCCACCACTCACcagccaggaggagcagcagctcccccagGCTCTGCTGGTACAGCTCCAGGGTGTCACCATCatctttgccttcctcctcctgcaaggAGACACCAGGGGCCAGGCTGCGGTCACAGGGAGGGGGGGCAACACACCCAGTTCCCTCCACACCCAGTTTGCTCCTACCCTTTGCACCTGGGGAGAGGGGACCCCAAATATCCAACGACTCACCTTGGCCATGGCGGCAGAAGCCATTTCCAGCGCGGCAATGAGCCGAGGCTTGTCCTTGGCCATCTCTGCAAGAGGGGACGCTGAATCAGGGAGCACCCTGGCGGGGCACCCAAAACCCCCACCCGGTGCCCCCTTTCCGCTCCCCTAAAACCACAGGGGGGGGGATGTCCCCAAAAACCTTTAAGGATCTCTCTGGCTGAGTTCCCTTGCTGCAGGAAGTTCTTGCTGCTGGAGGTGACCACCGCCTTCAGCTCCTCCGCTCGGGAGATGTACTGCCTCACCTGGCCACAGCAAGGGGGGGTGTGAGGGGACCCCCACCATGGGGGACAGAGGATGGGGGGGATGCTGTCACCCACCTTCCCAGGGATTTTTGGCTCACCTTGACCCGGATGGCTTCTTTCCGGCGAGCATCGCTTTCATCTAAGGGGAAGAAGAGCGACCAAACACTGGGGTGGGTGGGCTGCAAACTGGTCTCCCCTGGGGTGTCGCCCCGCCAAAATCCACCCAGGACCCATGCAACCCCCCCCCCACGGGGTGGACTCACAGTGCAGAGCTGGCACAAAATATTCCAGGGCTTTGCAGTAgagggagagggcggcgggggcaTCCCCCTCCTGGTCCTTCTTCACCGCCTCCACCACCAGGTCGGTCTGGGGAAGCGAAGGGGGGGCTCAGGGCTTGGTCCCCCCATATCCCTGGAGAgcagcaccccagcaccctgctcacCGCCTTGCAGAGGCTCTCGGGGCCGGGGACATGCTCCATATCCACAAAAGGGTGAGCAAAGAAGTGCTCGAAGGAGATGCGCTTCAGTGGGTCCCTCTCCAAGAGTTGTCCTAAGAGATCCCGGCattctggggagagggggggccggctgggaagctggggagggaaggggggcgCTGAGACCACCGGCCCCCGCTGGCGAGATTTACCCcggctccatcccatcccatcccatcccatcttaCCTCGACAGCCCGGTCGCTGCGGATCTTCTCCTCCAGCTCGGCGAAGGAGCGGGAGGCAAAGGGTGGCCTCCCAAAAAGCGCTTctaaagggggaggggggaggagaaaaggagcGGTGGGGGGCGATGGAGAAGGGGAAACCGCCCCGAGCCAAGCCCcgaggtggagggaggggggataAAAGCCAAAGCCCACCGTAAAGGATGACGCCCACCGACCACAGGTCCACCCGGGCGTCGTACTGCTGGCGGCACACCATCTCAGGGGCCATGTAGAGCGGAGAGCCCCGCAGGACGTGCTTCTCGTCCCAGGGTGACATGTGCTGCGCAAAGCCAAAATCTGCAGGGGAAGGGGTGAGGGGAGAACTCACTGcggtgggagggagaaggaatgGCCACCTCCGGCCCCTCCCTGGGGACCTGCCCTCACCTGCCAGCTTCAGCTGGGGGTTCTCCGGGGCACTCAGGAGGATGTTCTGTGGCTTGAGGTCCAAGTGGGAGATGTTGTGGTCGTGGAGGAACTTCAGGGCGCAGGCTGAGCATGTGGCAACCTGAGTGCCAAGAGTCCTGGCCCCCAAAAACCCCCAGGGAGGGTGTCCAACGGAGCTGGGCAAGGTCCCCTTACCAAGCTGCTGCAGGAAGATGCGTGCCACCTTCTCGGGAAGGATCCTGCGCATCCGGATGAAGCGGGAGAGGTCCCCCCCAGCGCAGAACTCCATTATCAGGTAGATGTGATCGCTGTCCCACTGCAAGAGGACCCTGTCACACCACCACGGCCAGTCCCACCGCATATCCCACCCACACAGGGTCCGCCTGGACTGGTTTGCCTGGTTGCTGGCACCTAGCCCCATGGATACACCCTTGGGGAGCCAGGATGGACCCCAGGACCTGAGCCAGATGAGCGCTGGCTCGGTGTCCCCTCTGagaagcccccagccccacctggaAGTCCTTGAGCTCCACGATGTGCGGGTGGCGGATGGTCTTCAGGATCTCGATCTCGGTCAGCAGGTTCTCCACCGATGCCCGGTTGAGGCTCCTCTTGCTCACGCACTTGATGGCCACCACCTCGCGTGTGTCCCTCTGCCAAAGGGGAGGCAGCACTGGAGACTCCCCCACACCCGAACAGCCACCCCGGgggcccttccccagcctgccggAGGGGTCCCGGGTGGGGAGAGGGCGAAGAagcccctggggagggggtgatgggAGGACAAAAcccaggctgggggcagcaggtGCCATACAGGGGTTATAGGGATGGCTACAGCCCCCCTGGGggtccttccccagcctgccacggggtcccggggggggaaagggggaaggagccCCTGGGAAGGGGGTGACAGGTTGGGGGCAGCAGGTCCCATATAGGGGCTATAGGGATGGTGGGCTCTGAtaaggtcggggggggggggcagatttaTGCGGGCTGGAGGGCGCCAGGCaggtttggcgggggggggggctagAGGGGGACATGCCGCAGCGGGCCCGGCCGTACCTTCCTGTAGGCCTTGTAGACGGTGGCGTAGGTGCCGGCGCCCAGGCGCTCGGTGAGGATGAAGCCGTCCAGGCGCGGCGGGGCCCAGCCGGCCCCGGCCATGCCCGTCCCGTCCCCGCTTCCGCCTTCCCGGCGCGCCACGGCCCCCGTGGCCACGCCCCAACGCCGTCCTTGGCCACGCCTCCAGCCCCCGTGGCCACGCCCAAACGCCGTATTTGGCCACGCCCCCCGACCCCCGTGGCGACACGCCCCGCAGGCAAGAGGGGGATTGTCTTTTGAGCACATATAcgttttattattaatttttttttttttttttacatgaaaagatctgacgccggggggggggggggggcggaaatacAGTAGGAAGGGGGTATAAAAACGTGTTTCCCCCCCCAGCGCAGGGAAGGACAGGGCACAAAATGCAACACCCCCTCCTCCCAGGCTAGAGGGGACAGAAAGGGATGGGGAAAAGTCCAGTCTGCCATTAAACCCCCTCCAGCATGGATCCCAAACACGCCTGGAGTtgaggggggggacagggactgTCCCCATCATGCCTCAGCACAACCCTCCAAGTCCCATCTCGGGGGACAGCATCCGAAGCTAAACACACACCAAACCAGTCCTTCCccagccaaaaataaaataaaaataacaataataggcaggaggaggaaggcagggagtTGTCatccctgcaggaaaaaaaaaaaaactcattcGTGCTCTCAGTTAGCCAGAGGACATTCGCGTGGTGGTTGAGCCAGTcgtcactgctgctgctccccaacAGCAAAAtcccttttccaaaaaaattccAACCAAaatcccttctccccctgccccggtTTAAGGCCACGCTGAAGACTCAGCCTCCAGCGATCCCTTCTCCCTTGCtctgtgcccagggctgtgggtgctggcaaAGGGCACAGCCGCCCCCACGGCCATCGTCCACAAGATCCTCATGGAAGGAGGGGGAAATCTgtcagggaaggggaggggaacaAGGAAAAAGATGTTTCCCCTCCTCTCTAAACCCCCCTGCTCCCAGGTTTTCCTTTGTGCCACGCTGCCCTGAAGCCAAGGCAGTTAAGAGGTCAAAATGCAGCATTCGTAATAGGCCAAAAGCACAGTTTCTGCTCTTAAAATTAACAACATAAAACTACACACAAGttacaaaccccccccccccgccaaaccaGCAGATAATCAAATTCTTCATAGCAAAGGTTGAcaggaggtggggggtgggagagagagagTGTAAAATTGGAAACCTGCTTCCCCTTGCCTTCCTGCTACGGCCAGggtgagggaaggaagagagacaaaCACTCGGTACGTCCTGGATAGAGAAATATATTTGCTTCAGAGAATGTCTCCCCTATCTCCCCACACCCTAAAATAAGACAGGGAGAACAAATTGTTATAAACGTCATAAAGGCCAgatgaagctaaaaaaaaaaaagccagacctCATCTGGAGTCGGCATCACAGAGCTAACATGGTACCCCCGAAAAAGTGCAtctttagaggggaaaaaaaaaaacaaaacaacaacaacaaaaaaaaaccaaacgaaggTTGGGGTGCTGACGACAGAGGAAGCCAAAGGGGGGCAGGCGAGGAAGGGCTAGTTTCCTCGGAAAGCACTCTGTGCTGCAGAGgaggctgccccagcagctgcggtCTGGAAGTTCCTGTTGGTGAGGATGCCTTGGGAAAACTCTTCCTGTGCCCTTTGGAAACTGGCTCCTGTGCGTCGATACAGGGAATGCACCTGGGAAACaggaagagagggggaaaaaaaaaataaaataataaatatcagcATAAAGTCATGGGCTTGCTGCACACACCTCATTTGCCAGCTTGCTTTTCCCTCGGTCCCGTtgctaaccagctctcttggcgGCTAGAGAGGATGGGCTGGAACCACTGGCTCCATCTCATCCAGATTTCGGGAGACCCTCATTTCTTGTAAAATGCGAAGCTCTCAGCAAATTGGCGGGTATCAAagccaaaactcccgtccccacACTGTGATGGTATGGACACTTAGCCCGTGCATCTACAGACACTTGCAGGGCAGGCCCTGGAGGTGCCTGCAGCTACAAGCATCAGGTATTTCCTTCAAGATACGGTTCAGGAAAAATGGAGGAGGAAGCAACAGAAAGAGGACCAGTTCAGTCTGTCCTCGCCTTCCTCAAAGCTCCATCTCTGTTGTTAATTGCAGAAACGCAATCCTCACGCGGTCCATCAGAAGGACTTGTGTTTGAGAGCCAGTGGGAAGGCACTCATTTGGATCCCATCAGGCTTTGAAGAGTCCCACAACGTTGCGGCAGCATTGACCGTGAAGCCCCGGACACCCCAAGAAAACGACCACCTTCTCTGCTCAGCCACCTCTGGGTAGACTCAAGCTAAAGGGAGGTGCAAGAAATCGGACGTCCAGGTGTGATGAGGGTGACACTTAGGACCCCACTGGCCACCTTCTCTGGACAGCAGACAATGCAGGAAGCCTTTCTACACCCTTCTTTGTCCCAATGGGCATTTGAGGCCCTCTATGTGCACAGCTAATGGCATGTCTTACTGGAGGATCTGTGCCTCTTGCTCCCTCCCCAGAGGCAGGTTCCCACCTGCAAGTCCCCTTAGCGTTCAAGCGACTTGGCATCAACGCAGGAAGCACAAgcaaaaaatactttcattaaaaCTCTTGACCCGACAGTGCCCTGATTACGCCTTCAAAAGCGAGCTAATCCCCACAAGCAGATGAGAGGAGGTGGCTACCCCAGGGTACCCTGGGAGCAGCCTGACCCACAGATCTGCAATTCAAGCGGGATCTCGCCTTGCCCCCGAGCCACTCACCTGCttcaggaggaagagggagagaaccGCGCACAGGGTGAAGAATCCTGCCACCACCATCATGATGACAGCCACAGCCAGGTTCCCGTGCAGCTCCGACAGCGCTGCGATCCACCCGCTGCAagagaggggagagcaggggtggggggggatgaggCACCGACAGCTGCACAGGAGCCTTTGGGGGAAgatcggggttggaagggacctctggagatcatctagtccaacccccccaccttccctcccagagcaggttgcacaggaacgcgtccaggcaggtttggaatgtctccagagcaggagactccaccgcctctctgggcagcctgtgccagggctctgccaccctcaaaggaaagaagtttttcctcatgttcagatggaatttcctgtgttccagtttgtgcccgttgccccttgtcctgctgccagGCACCTCTGGAAGGAGTCTCACCCCATCCTCTTGctacctgccctttagatatcgatgagatcccctctccgTGCAAACCCAAACATAATAGCTGTGGAAACAGGGACCCAGAGCTCACTTCGGCGCTTGTTTTGGGGCCAGAGTTTCCATTATCATTTTTAGAAGCAACCCACCTCTACACAGGAGAATCGTGCTCCCCCCACCCACGTTACAGCCCTGGCCTCTGGACCACCCCCCGCCTTGGGCAGCGACTGATACCCTTGGTGTCGTCATAAATCAAGTCATAAATCAAAGCTCAGCCAAGTAGTGTAAAGACAGGCTGGTACATCCACACGGGAAGAGATCAGCTGGCAGATCGGGAGCCTTGACCTACACGTCACCGTGACAGCTCTGCCTGGCCAGGGAGGTAAGGgttgggagggggaagaagaggaagaaagggatgaAGTTAGAGGAAACTGGCAGGGAGTTATCAGTGCTCAGCTGTGGGCAAAAATACCGAGATGCCTCACTCGGAACACCCTCCTGGGAGCTAGAGAAAGGAATCTGTCCGAGGGCTAAACCAAGTCAGGCGCGTGCCACCAGGAGAGAGGGAATCAAGTGAGCCAAAATGCCCCATTTGACGTGTCGCAAAGCTTCTTGCTCATTACAAGGAAGCGGAAAGGCACACCATGCGCTACAGCCAAAAATAAACGTGCTGGCTGGCTGGTGGAAACGCAGCAGAAAGCTCAAGGCACACTCCCTCCAAAGTCAGACTAAAAACGgagtgtcccctccctgtcccccgtGACTAAGGCGCACCAGGTCGCAGGGGAGAGAGCACAAGGACAGCTTTGCCCATGAGCCGTTCTGCACGCAGCAGGCAAAAATAGACAGCAGTTGCATGGCCCTCATCACCTGAAGGCTCCCCCCCAGGAGAAAACCGCTAGCTGTTAACCTTTTCACGGTAACTCACAGATCTGATCTGCAGCCAACGCAGCGAGGCGAAGAGAAAGCCGGGGCTTTCACTGCAGGGGGGCAGCTGCTGACCAGAGGCCTGTTGGAGCCGCTCCAGCAGCCCAGACTCGCCCTTCTGCACAACGCCATCAGGAAAGGGTGAGGACAGAACCCTCTCTGCCTATTTTTTGAAGCACAGCCCACCAGGAACACACCCAAGAGaaactcatagaatggtttaggttagaagggaccttaaagctcatccagtgccacccccctgagctgggcagggacacctcccaccagaccaggttgctccaagccccgtccaacctggccttgaacccctccagggatggggcagacacagcttctctgggcaacctgggccaggggctcaccgccctcagagtgaaaa
The sequence above is drawn from the Rissa tridactyla isolate bRisTri1 chromosome 9, bRisTri1.patW.cur.20221130, whole genome shotgun sequence genome and encodes:
- the ULK3 gene encoding serine/threonine-protein kinase ULK3 isoform X1, giving the protein MAGAGWAPPRLDGFILTERLGAGTYATVYKAYRKRDTREVVAIKCVSKRSLNRASVENLLTEIEILKTIRHPHIVELKDFQWDSDHIYLIMEFCAGGDLSRFIRMRRILPEKVARIFLQQLGKGTLPSSVGHPPWGFLGARTLGTQVATCSACALKFLHDHNISHLDLKPQNILLSAPENPQLKLADFGFAQHMSPWDEKHVLRGSPLYMAPEMVCRQQYDARVDLWSVGVILYGGLWLLSPLPPPRGLARGGFPFSIAPHRSFSPPPSPFRSAFWEATLCLPLLRRAGGEDPQRPGCRECRDLLGQLLERDPLKRISFEHFFAHPFVDMEHVPGPESLCKATDLVVEAVKKDQEGDAPAALSLYCKALEYFVPALHYESDARRKEAIRVKVRQYISRAEELKAVVTSSSKNFLQQGNSAREILKEMAKDKPRLIAALEMASAAMAKEEEGKDDGDTLELYQQSLGELLLLLAAEPAGRRRELLHTEIQTLMARAEYLKDQMKCVHVKHRAEQQQSDLKAKPVLEGLAWSVPALCYPFPGGGLDELGLILISFPTPSPAFSWRTQRPCKSQWQLIRSVGIWGSKHPACASSFQEARRQEPTTCQDAGKPPELLRFGVIHLDLSRFYSPQRRVLAGSSPADIPTEPVRPWRGAGKGLEGFLLK
- the ULK3 gene encoding serine/threonine-protein kinase ULK3 isoform X11 codes for the protein MAGAGWAPPRLDGFILTERLGAGTYATVYKAYRKRDTREVVAIKCVSKRSLNRASVENLLTEIEILKTIRHPHIVELKDFQWDSDHIYLIMEFCAGGDLSRFIRMRRILPEKVARIFLQQLGKGTLPSSVGHPPWGFLGARTLGTQVATCSACALKFLHDHNISHLDLKPQNILLSAPENPQLKLADFGFAQHMSPWDEKHVLRGSPLYMAPEMVCRQQYDARVDLWSVGVILYGGLWLLSPLPPPRGLARGGFPFSIAPHRSFSPPPSPFRSAFWEATLCLPLLRRAGGEDPQRPGCRECRDLLGQLLERDPLKRISFEHFFAHPFVDMEHVPGPESLCKATDLVVEAVKKDQEGDAPAALSLYCKALEYFVPALHYESDARRKEAIRVKVRQYISRAEELKAVVTSSSKNFLQQGNSAREILKEMAKDKPRLIAALEMASAAMAKEEEGKDDGDTLELYQQSLGELLLLLAAEPAGRRRELLHTEIQTLMARAEYLKDQMKCVHVKHRAEQQQRLCKNHIFPMGF